In Nicotiana tabacum cultivar K326 chromosome 17, ASM71507v2, whole genome shotgun sequence, one DNA window encodes the following:
- the LOC107812199 gene encoding high mobility group B protein 14-like yields the protein MAKKASSTSRNSASASTPASTNSSVTTTKRRRTKWRKESQMVLRVRSTGKVKASGVKQIKPTSGKKLKATFKKNIAKIDAMKPKKPPTAFFYFLEDFRKEFQEQNPDVKSMRDIGKACGEKWKTMTYEEKVHYYDIATEKRREFDRAMADFNKRKESGEFQEFEEDSDFDE from the exons ATGGCAAAGAAAGCTTCATCAACGTCTCGAAACTCTGCTTCTGCTTCAACTCCAGCTTCTACCAACAGCTCCGTGACAACAACCAAAAGGAGAAGAAcaaaatggagaaaagaaag TCAAATGGTACTGAGGGTAAGATCAACTGGGAAAGTAAAGGCAAGTGGAGTAAAGCAGATCAAACCCACATCAGGGAAGAAACTCAAGGCCACTTTCAAGAAGAATATTGCAAAAATAGATGCCATGAAGCCTAAGAAACCCCccactgctttcttttatttctt gGAGGACTTCCGTAAGGAATTCCAGGAGCAAAATCCAGATGTCAAGTCAATGCGAGAT ATTGGGAAAGCCTGTGGagagaaatggaaaacaatgACATATGAG GAAAAAGTGCATTACTATGATATAGCAACAGAGAAACGAAGAGAGTTTGATAGAGCCATGGCGGACTTTAACAAGAGAAAG GAAAGTGGAGAGTTTCAAGAGTTCGAAGAAGACTCGGATTTTGATGAATAG